One genomic segment of Paenibacillus sp. FSL H8-0332 includes these proteins:
- a CDS encoding ABC transporter ATP-binding protein has product MSAAAPVVELKQITKRFPGIVANDSISLTLEKGEIHALLGENGAGKSTLMNIVFGLYQPDEGSIEIDGKPVVIDNPNRAIELGIGMVHQHFKLVDPFTVTENIVLGMEPKKGLKIDYKSAAEQVRKLSEQYGLQVNPNAKIHDISVGMQQRVEIMKTLYRGADILIFDEPTAVLTPQEITELMAIMKRLVAEGKSIILITHKLKEIMQISDRVTIIRRGKVIDTVKTSETNPNELAEKMVGRGVTFKVDKQPPHIGDSILKLSGVNSKSKDGVPVLNGLSFEVKAGEILGIAGVDGNGQSELIQAITGLRKIDSGSIKVSGKEIANLSPRKVSEMNVSHIPEDRHKHGLVLDFTVSENMVLETYYKSPYNQNGFLNKDVINQHAEDLVKQFDVRTPSIENKARSLSGGNQQKAIIAREIDKNPTLLIAAQPTRGLDVGAIEFVQKQLIAQRDQGKAVLLISFELDEIMNVSDRIAVIYEGQIVGEVYPQDTNDQELGLMMAGSLKRGGHADV; this is encoded by the coding sequence ATGAGTGCTGCGGCTCCTGTCGTAGAGTTGAAGCAAATCACAAAACGCTTTCCCGGTATCGTTGCGAACGACTCTATTAGTCTGACGCTGGAAAAAGGGGAGATACACGCGCTGCTTGGTGAGAACGGGGCAGGCAAATCAACCTTGATGAATATCGTATTCGGACTGTACCAGCCCGATGAAGGCAGCATCGAAATCGACGGGAAACCGGTTGTTATTGATAACCCCAATAGAGCCATTGAGCTTGGCATTGGTATGGTTCACCAGCATTTCAAGCTTGTTGATCCTTTTACGGTCACTGAGAATATTGTTCTGGGTATGGAACCGAAAAAAGGTCTTAAAATTGACTATAAATCCGCTGCGGAGCAGGTTCGTAAGCTATCGGAGCAGTACGGTCTTCAAGTCAATCCAAATGCCAAAATTCATGACATTTCGGTAGGCATGCAGCAACGGGTAGAAATTATGAAAACCCTGTACCGCGGAGCGGATATACTTATATTCGACGAGCCTACCGCTGTACTGACGCCGCAGGAAATTACGGAACTGATGGCGATTATGAAGCGGCTCGTTGCAGAAGGCAAGTCCATTATTCTGATCACCCATAAACTGAAGGAAATTATGCAGATCTCCGACCGTGTCACGATTATCCGGCGCGGCAAGGTTATTGATACGGTGAAGACCTCCGAGACTAATCCCAATGAGCTGGCTGAGAAGATGGTCGGACGCGGGGTTACGTTCAAAGTGGACAAGCAGCCGCCGCATATTGGCGACAGCATCCTGAAGCTGTCAGGTGTTAACAGTAAGAGTAAGGATGGCGTGCCTGTGCTGAATGGCCTGAGCTTCGAAGTGAAGGCAGGAGAGATTCTCGGAATCGCCGGAGTGGATGGCAACGGGCAGAGTGAGCTGATTCAGGCCATTACCGGGCTGCGTAAGATTGATTCCGGCTCGATTAAGGTCTCCGGCAAGGAGATTGCCAATCTGTCCCCACGCAAGGTATCTGAGATGAATGTCTCCCATATCCCGGAGGACCGTCATAAGCATGGTCTGGTGCTGGATTTCACTGTGAGTGAGAACATGGTTCTGGAGACGTATTATAAGAGTCCTTATAATCAGAACGGATTCTTGAACAAAGATGTGATTAACCAGCATGCAGAAGATCTGGTGAAGCAGTTCGATGTGCGTACGCCTTCCATAGAGAACAAAGCCCGGTCACTATCCGGCGGTAATCAACAAAAAGCGATTATTGCGCGGGAAATAGACAAGAATCCGACTCTCCTGATTGCCGCACAGCCAACACGCGGTCTGGATGTTGGGGCAATTGAATTCGTGCAGAAGCAGCTGATTGCCCAGCGTGATCAAGGGAAGGCTGTTCTGCTGATTTCTTTTGAGCTGGATGAAATTATGAATGTGTCCGACCGGATTGCCGTGATTTATGAAGGCCAGATTGTCGGAGAAGTATACCCGCAGGATACGAATGACCAGGAGCTGGGTCTGATGATGGCGGGCAGTTTGAAGCGGGGAGGTCATGCGGATGTCTAG
- a CDS encoding ABC transporter permease, with protein sequence MSRLRKIFATDTYIIPLVAILLGFLVGAIVMLIGGYDPIAAYSALFQRVFGSSYDFGEAIREMTPLMLTGLAVAFAFRSGMFNIGADGQVMIGMTAASVVGIKLGGVLPTVLLVPLAVIAAALCGGLWAGIAGYLKAKRGINEVITTIMLNWIALFLSNYIVRTFLLLEGQNRSEDNPASLSMTFLFSTFDNARLHWGTVIALAAATFFYIYLWKTKQGYEMRAVGLNPHAAEYAGMNVGRNVVKAMFISGVFAGLAGAGEVLGVFHYQSVFAASPGYGFDGIAVALLGLTHPLGVILAAILYGTLTYGSAGMSFGADVPPELIRIVIGSIIFFIAAQGIVRWVLKPFYFKRKKEKVL encoded by the coding sequence ATGTCTAGACTCCGGAAAATATTCGCAACAGACACTTATATCATTCCGCTTGTAGCAATTCTGCTGGGCTTCCTTGTCGGTGCTATCGTCATGCTTATTGGCGGTTATGATCCTATCGCAGCCTATTCTGCGCTGTTCCAGCGTGTGTTCGGCAGCTCTTACGATTTCGGTGAGGCTATACGCGAGATGACTCCGCTTATGCTGACGGGTCTGGCCGTAGCGTTTGCCTTCCGCTCAGGGATGTTTAACATCGGTGCGGACGGGCAGGTAATGATCGGAATGACGGCTGCCTCTGTAGTTGGCATTAAGCTTGGCGGCGTATTGCCGACCGTCCTCTTAGTTCCCCTTGCGGTCATTGCAGCCGCACTATGCGGCGGGCTATGGGCCGGTATTGCCGGATATCTGAAGGCCAAGCGCGGAATTAATGAAGTTATTACAACCATTATGTTGAACTGGATTGCGCTCTTCCTGTCGAATTATATTGTCCGGACGTTCCTGCTTCTGGAAGGGCAGAACCGGTCGGAGGATAATCCGGCCTCTCTCTCCATGACGTTCCTCTTCTCCACCTTCGATAACGCCCGTCTGCACTGGGGGACTGTAATTGCTCTTGCGGCAGCGACCTTCTTCTATATCTATCTGTGGAAGACCAAGCAGGGTTATGAGATGCGTGCAGTGGGTCTGAATCCGCATGCTGCTGAATATGCAGGAATGAATGTCGGACGTAATGTGGTGAAGGCCATGTTCATCAGTGGCGTGTTCGCAGGACTCGCAGGCGCTGGCGAAGTACTGGGCGTATTCCATTATCAATCGGTATTTGCAGCTTCACCTGGCTATGGCTTTGACGGTATCGCTGTTGCCCTGCTCGGATTGACTCATCCGCTGGGCGTCATTCTCGCTGCCATTCTATACGGCACGCTGACGTATGGTTCGGCAGGCATGAGCTTCGGTGCGGATGTGCCTCCGGAGCTGATCCGTATTGTAATCGGTTCGATCATATTCTTCATTGCTGCGCAAGGCATTGTGCGCTGGGTGCTCAAACCGTTTTACTTCAAGCGCAAGAAAGAGAAGGTGTTATAG
- a CDS encoding ABC transporter permease, whose product MEILGQLLNTTLVFSTALIFAALGGIFSERSGVVNIGLEGLMMFGAFAAAVGGYYAQEAGMGEWAPWVGVLSAMAVGVIGSLIHAVASITFKADQTISGTVINFLAAGSTLYMVKLIFDGSGETPLIDGFSKVAIPGLSKIPVIGEGIFNSYPTTYLAIILVIVIYFILFKTPFGLRLRAVGEHPSAADTLGVNVNKMRYIGVMLSGLLAGIGGATITLTTTGTFAHNTISGQGFIAIAAMIFGKWNPLGAFGAAVFFGLSQAIRNYVQLFEWSKSIPQEFIFMIPYVLTIIVLVSAVGRSSAPKALGEPYDPSKR is encoded by the coding sequence ATGGAAATCTTAGGCCAATTGCTCAATACAACGCTGGTGTTTTCCACGGCGTTAATATTTGCCGCCCTTGGCGGCATCTTCTCTGAACGATCCGGTGTCGTGAATATCGGACTTGAAGGCTTGATGATGTTTGGTGCGTTTGCAGCAGCAGTAGGCGGGTATTATGCCCAGGAAGCAGGTATGGGCGAATGGGCCCCTTGGGTCGGAGTGCTTAGCGCGATGGCTGTAGGGGTGATTGGTTCACTGATTCATGCGGTGGCTTCAATCACCTTCAAGGCTGACCAGACGATAAGCGGTACGGTTATTAACTTCTTGGCCGCAGGCAGCACTCTGTACATGGTTAAGCTGATCTTCGATGGCTCAGGCGAAACTCCGCTGATCGACGGATTCAGCAAAGTGGCGATTCCCGGACTCTCCAAGATTCCAGTCATCGGAGAGGGGATTTTCAACTCCTATCCAACCACTTATCTGGCGATTATCTTAGTCATTGTCATTTATTTCATCCTGTTCAAAACTCCGTTTGGACTTCGTCTGCGTGCAGTCGGAGAACATCCGAGTGCGGCTGATACACTGGGTGTCAATGTTAATAAGATGAGATATATCGGCGTCATGCTGAGCGGATTGCTGGCGGGTATTGGCGGAGCCACCATTACCTTGACTACTACAGGTACCTTTGCACATAATACCATCTCGGGGCAAGGTTTCATTGCCATTGCAGCGATGATCTTCGGGAAGTGGAACCCGCTCGGCGCCTTCGGTGCTGCGGTATTCTTCGGCTTGTCCCAGGCGATCCGCAACTATGTCCAGCTGTTTGAATGGTCCAAGAGCATTCCGCAGGAATTCATCTTCATGATTCCTTATGTGTTAACCATTATCGTACTGGTGAGTGCGGTGGGACGTTCCTCGGCTCCCAAGGCACTTGGTGAACCTTACGATCCGAGCAAACGCTAG
- a CDS encoding GNAT family N-acetyltransferase, whose product MIRYRRPRQDDTIIYDLIEKQLVPLSHLPQTIINQVRKDLPRRLGQGVTLVACPDYESDPLGFVHFMLHGDLLYIDMLAIAPSARRKRYGNMLMDRAERFALSRACHRAKVSVDTGNTAGLAFYEKLGYSVARYQPQNYCYELEKQFR is encoded by the coding sequence ATGATTCGTTACCGCAGACCCAGGCAGGATGACACGATTATTTATGACTTGATTGAAAAGCAGCTTGTCCCGTTATCCCATCTTCCGCAGACGATCATTAATCAGGTCAGGAAGGATCTGCCCCGCCGCCTGGGACAGGGAGTCACACTTGTTGCTTGTCCCGACTACGAAAGTGATCCGCTCGGGTTCGTGCATTTCATGCTGCATGGCGATTTGTTATACATCGATATGCTCGCCATTGCTCCAAGTGCAAGGCGTAAGCGATACGGAAATATGCTTATGGACAGGGCGGAGCGGTTTGCACTATCCCGTGCATGTCATAGAGCGAAGGTCTCCGTAGATACCGGGAATACCGCCGGTCTGGCCTTTTATGAAAAACTGGGCTACAGCGTAGCCCGTTATCAACCGCAAAATTACTGCTATGAGCTTGAGAAACAATTCCGCTGA
- the ilvB gene encoding biosynthetic-type acetolactate synthase large subunit: MSAQLPEEVRSIEQLREKWKNPEVVSGSEVLLRSLVLEGVDTVFGYPGGAVLYIYDALYGFDDFNHILTRHEQGAIHAADGYARASGKVGVCIATSGPGATNLVTGIATAFMDSVPLVVITGNVFSSLIGTDAFQEADITGITMPITKHSYLVRDVEDLPRVIHEAFHIANTGRKGPVLIDIPKDVSAAMTLFTPAEHQGVNLRGYNPRTVPNKLQLDKLVKAIEAAERPIIIAGGGVIYSGAHESMYEFVKRTEIPITTTLLGLGCYPSGEDLWMGMPGMHGTYTANNAIQQCDLLINIGARFDDRVTGKLDGFAPKAKIVHIDIDPAEIGKNVATDIPIVGDVKTVLEMLIPDVKRASKADAWRTQIAQWKLDQPYRYKDSETELKPQWVIQMINDTTNGEAIVTTDVGQHQMWAAQYYKFNHPRSWITSGGLGTMGFGFPSAIGAQMAHPQRLVVSINGDGGMQMCSQELAICAINKIPVKIVVINNQVLGMVRQWQNLIYEKRYSYTDLAGSPDFVKLAEAYGVKGLRATNKEEASAAWKEAMETPGPVLVEFVVPKDENVYPMVTQGSTIDQMLMGDE, translated from the coding sequence ATGAGCGCGCAATTACCGGAAGAAGTGCGGTCGATAGAGCAGTTACGTGAGAAATGGAAAAATCCAGAGGTGGTTTCGGGTTCCGAAGTCCTCCTGCGCAGTCTTGTACTGGAAGGTGTAGATACTGTATTCGGATATCCCGGCGGGGCTGTACTCTATATCTATGATGCTCTTTATGGATTCGACGATTTCAATCATATTCTGACACGCCATGAGCAGGGAGCGATCCATGCGGCTGACGGGTACGCAAGAGCGAGCGGTAAAGTGGGCGTATGTATTGCCACTTCAGGCCCGGGGGCAACCAATCTAGTAACCGGAATCGCTACAGCTTTTATGGATTCGGTTCCGCTGGTGGTCATTACCGGTAACGTATTCTCCAGCCTGATTGGCACAGATGCTTTTCAGGAAGCGGATATTACCGGGATCACGATGCCGATTACGAAGCACAGCTATCTGGTACGGGATGTTGAAGACCTGCCGCGTGTTATTCATGAAGCCTTCCATATCGCCAATACGGGCCGTAAGGGTCCGGTACTGATTGATATTCCGAAGGATGTATCGGCGGCGATGACATTGTTCACTCCGGCAGAACACCAGGGGGTTAACCTCCGCGGCTACAATCCGCGCACGGTTCCCAATAAGCTGCAGCTCGATAAGCTGGTGAAGGCTATTGAGGCGGCGGAGCGTCCGATTATTATTGCAGGCGGCGGAGTCATCTACTCTGGAGCGCATGAGTCCATGTATGAATTCGTGAAGCGCACAGAGATTCCAATCACTACTACATTGCTGGGACTGGGGTGTTACCCGAGCGGCGAAGACTTATGGATGGGAATGCCGGGAATGCACGGCACATACACGGCCAATAATGCCATTCAGCAATGCGATCTGCTGATTAATATCGGTGCCCGGTTCGATGACCGCGTAACCGGCAAGCTGGACGGCTTCGCTCCCAAAGCGAAGATCGTGCATATCGATATTGATCCGGCCGAGATCGGTAAGAATGTAGCGACTGATATTCCCATTGTGGGCGATGTTAAGACTGTTCTGGAAATGCTGATCCCGGATGTGAAGCGCGCCTCGAAGGCCGATGCCTGGAGAACACAGATTGCCCAGTGGAAGCTGGACCAGCCGTACCGGTACAAGGATTCGGAGACAGAGCTGAAGCCGCAATGGGTGATCCAGATGATTAATGACACCACCAATGGTGAAGCGATTGTGACTACAGACGTAGGCCAGCATCAGATGTGGGCTGCTCAATATTACAAGTTCAACCATCCGCGTTCATGGATTACTTCGGGGGGGCTTGGAACAATGGGCTTCGGATTCCCGTCGGCGATCGGGGCGCAAATGGCCCATCCGCAGCGGCTCGTAGTCTCCATTAATGGTGACGGCGGCATGCAGATGTGTTCCCAGGAGCTTGCCATCTGTGCGATCAATAAGATTCCGGTCAAAATTGTTGTAATCAACAATCAGGTGCTCGGAATGGTCCGTCAGTGGCAGAACCTGATCTATGAGAAGCGTTACAGCTATACCGATCTGGCCGGCAGCCCGGACTTTGTGAAGCTGGCTGAGGCTTATGGTGTGAAGGGCCTGCGGGCAACGAACAAGGAAGAAGCCAGCGCCGCCTGGAAAGAAGCCATGGAAACACCTGGACCCGTCCTGGTAGAATTCGTTGTTCCAAAGGATGAGAATGTCTACCCGATGGTAACCCAAGGCTCTACCATTGATCAAATGCTGATGGGGGATGAATAA